From the Proteiniborus ethanoligenes genome, one window contains:
- a CDS encoding IS3 family transposase — translation QSMSRVSRCIDNGPMEAFWGMLKSEMYYLRRFNSYSELETAIVDYIEYYNNHRYQRRLKCMTPIEYRNYLQNKVA, via the coding sequence ACAAAGCATGTCCAGAGTGTCAAGATGCATTGATAATGGACCTATGGAAGCATTCTGGGGCATGTTAAAATCTGAAATGTATTACCTTAGAAGATTCAATTCATACTCCGAATTAGAAACTGCTATTGTTGATTATATAGAGTATTACAATAATCATAGGTATCAAAGGCGATTAAAGTGTATGACACCAATAGAGTACAGAAATTACTTGCAGAATAAAGTTGCATAG
- a CDS encoding response regulator transcription factor, producing MAKVLICDDEAGLRAVIKRYAIFEGHDVTEAGDGLEAVELCRDDTFDIIIMDVMMPELDGFSAVKEIRKFSDTPVIMLSARGEEYDRILGFEFGVDDYVVKPFSSKEIMLRINAILRRADKNSFRESDADGHIVFEKDGLKVDMTAYKVSIDGIQVDMAPKEYDLLFFLIRNRNIAIPREKIMTEVWGYDYYGDDRTLDTHIKLLRKSLGPYSYFIKTLRGLGYRFDG from the coding sequence ATGGCTAAGGTTTTGATATGTGATGATGAAGCAGGGCTTCGTGCAGTAATAAAGAGATATGCTATATTTGAAGGCCATGATGTCACTGAAGCAGGGGATGGATTAGAGGCAGTAGAACTTTGTCGTGACGATACCTTTGATATTATCATTATGGATGTAATGATGCCTGAATTAGATGGATTTTCCGCTGTGAAAGAAATACGCAAATTCTCGGATACACCGGTTATAATGTTATCTGCACGAGGGGAAGAGTATGATCGAATTTTGGGTTTTGAGTTTGGAGTAGATGATTATGTAGTGAAGCCTTTTTCTTCAAAGGAGATTATGCTTAGGATAAATGCAATTTTACGTAGAGCTGATAAAAATAGTTTTAGAGAGTCTGATGCCGATGGACATATTGTATTTGAAAAGGATGGATTAAAAGTAGATATGACAGCCTATAAGGTTTCTATTGATGGGATTCAAGTAGATATGGCACCTAAAGAATATGATTTATTATTTTTTTTAATTCGAAATAGAAATATTGCCATACCAAGGGAAAAGATAATGACTGAGGTATGGGGATATGACTACTATGGTGATGATCGGACATTGGATACCCATATAAAGCTTCTTAGAAAATCTCTAGGTCCTTATTCATATTTTATAAAAACTCTACGGGGATTGGGGTATCGATTCGATGGATAA
- a CDS encoding DUF4956 domain-containing protein, with amino-acid sequence MTFNDIFKSSFLEKAVEFSILDVSIAMLLSFAIGLFIFFVYKKTFAGVMYSASFGVSIMAMTLITTFIILAVTSNIILSLGMVGALSIVRFRTAVKEPLDIAFLFWAISVGIVIGAGLIPLGVIGSIFIGIVLLVFVNKKSSDTPYIIILNLEDDKAEEDSMIKIKSMTKKNLVKAKTVSRNGIELTVEVRLLDMSAKLLNELLTINGVNNACLVSYNGEYTA; translated from the coding sequence ATGACGTTTAATGATATTTTTAAATCAAGTTTTTTAGAAAAGGCTGTGGAGTTTTCAATATTGGATGTTTCAATTGCCATGCTTTTATCATTTGCCATAGGGCTATTTATATTTTTCGTTTATAAAAAGACCTTTGCAGGTGTTATGTATAGTGCATCTTTTGGTGTTTCCATAATGGCTATGACACTGATTACAACATTTATTATCCTTGCAGTAACATCAAATATTATTTTATCCCTTGGTATGGTAGGTGCATTATCTATTGTTCGTTTTAGAACGGCAGTAAAAGAGCCATTGGATATCGCATTTTTATTTTGGGCAATTTCAGTAGGTATAGTCATTGGTGCAGGTTTGATTCCCCTTGGGGTGATTGGCTCTATTTTTATAGGGATCGTTCTTCTTGTATTTGTAAATAAGAAAAGCAGTGATACACCATATATCATTATACTTAATTTAGAAGATGATAAAGCGGAAGAAGATTCTATGATAAAGATAAAATCAATGACTAAAAAGAACTTAGTCAAAGCAAAGACAGTTTCAAGAAATGGTATTGAACTAACTGTTGAAGTTAGACTTTTAGATATGTCAGCAAAACTCCTAAATGAATTACTTACTATAAATGGGGTAAACAACGCTTGCCTCGTAAGTTACAATGGTGAATATACAGCCTAA
- a CDS encoding CotH kinase family protein gives MIESKKINILIAISLVFALVVSILFVVVANTQEANIINTGKAEYTSKIFGSDIISVEIIADEAQWQEMLDNAINEQYIMADVMVNGTKFQSVGIRPKGNSSLTQVASSNSDRYSFRFQFDEYIKGQTCFGLESFVVNNMLGDNTYMKEYVSYDLMKEIGVDAPCFGFADIKVNDENWGLYLAVELYNESYEQRVFNDTSGMLYNVKSMDKGGNMGDNQPNRQNNNMRAMSDMEGGENTRFQRPNGESQERTSNELPESINGEDRSVEGRNMEDRFPGMGGDMGRGSGGGSLEYTDDNVESYGSIFNNVVGKGTEKDYKRVIEALKNLSEGNNLEEYFDVDQILRYLAAHTIVVNLDSYSSSMAQNYYVYENKGKITILPWDYNLAWGGFQSGDASSVINFPIDTPVSGVEMSSRPLIEKLFENPEYLNLYHSYLQQLMDEYFANGKFEEKINTLDTLISDYVKNDNTAFCTYEEYKKAVSSFITLGNLRAKSIQGQLHGTVHSTTEDQKADADNLISAGDLNLSDLGSMMGGRGGNEGFGGMDRNGGRPFFGNLEEIEIPSGMELPADMELSNMRQEGRIELQEEMRGNPTNSIVPNSDIRQNLGKNNLIQISLLLFVLIIATIFVARYKKDY, from the coding sequence ATGATAGAAAGTAAAAAAATAAATATATTAATTGCAATAAGCCTTGTTTTTGCCTTGGTAGTAAGTATTTTATTTGTAGTAGTTGCAAATACACAAGAAGCAAATATTATAAATACTGGTAAGGCAGAATATACAAGTAAAATCTTCGGAAGTGATATTATCTCTGTCGAGATTATTGCAGATGAAGCTCAATGGCAAGAGATGTTAGACAATGCAATAAACGAACAATATATAATGGCAGATGTAATGGTGAATGGGACTAAATTCCAATCCGTTGGAATACGTCCTAAGGGTAACTCCAGTTTAACCCAAGTTGCAAGTTCCAATAGTGATCGATATAGCTTTCGTTTTCAATTTGATGAATATATAAAAGGACAGACATGTTTTGGACTTGAGAGTTTTGTAGTTAATAATATGCTTGGGGATAATACCTATATGAAAGAGTATGTTTCCTATGATTTAATGAAGGAAATTGGCGTAGATGCCCCGTGCTTTGGATTTGCAGATATTAAAGTAAATGATGAAAACTGGGGTTTATATCTAGCGGTAGAATTATACAATGAAAGTTATGAACAGCGAGTTTTTAATGATACATCTGGGATGCTTTATAATGTAAAAAGTATGGATAAGGGTGGAAATATGGGAGATAATCAACCAAATAGACAAAATAACAATATGCGAGCCATGTCAGATATGGAAGGTGGAGAAAATACTAGATTTCAAAGACCCAATGGTGAATCACAGGAAAGAACAAGTAACGAATTACCTGAATCCATAAATGGGGAAGATAGGAGCGTAGAAGGTAGAAATATGGAAGATAGATTCCCGGGAATGGGTGGAGACATGGGAAGAGGTTCTGGCGGTGGAAGTCTTGAATATACTGATGATAATGTGGAAAGCTACGGTTCCATCTTCAACAATGTTGTAGGTAAAGGAACAGAGAAGGATTATAAACGTGTAATTGAAGCACTAAAAAATCTTTCTGAAGGAAATAATTTAGAAGAATATTTTGATGTAGACCAAATATTACGTTATTTGGCTGCCCATACCATTGTGGTTAATCTTGATAGTTATAGTTCAAGTATGGCACAAAACTACTATGTATATGAAAACAAGGGCAAGATTACTATTCTGCCTTGGGACTATAATCTTGCATGGGGAGGATTTCAAAGTGGAGATGCATCATCGGTTATAAACTTCCCTATAGATACACCAGTAAGTGGCGTGGAGATGTCCAGTAGACCTTTAATTGAAAAACTATTTGAAAATCCTGAGTATCTAAATTTATATCATAGTTATTTACAGCAATTAATGGATGAGTATTTTGCAAATGGTAAATTTGAAGAAAAAATAAATACTCTTGATACATTGATTTCTGATTATGTTAAAAATGATAATACGGCATTCTGTACCTATGAAGAATATAAAAAAGCTGTATCATCCTTTATCACCCTTGGAAATCTGAGAGCTAAAAGTATTCAAGGTCAGCTACATGGCACAGTTCATTCAACTACTGAAGATCAAAAGGCCGATGCTGATAATCTAATTTCAGCAGGTGATTTAAATCTATCTGACCTTGGGAGTATGATGGGAGGAAGAGGAGGCAATGAAGGATTTGGTGGAATGGATAGAAATGGAGGTAGACCATTCTTTGGTAACTTAGAAGAAATAGAGATACCAAGTGGAATGGAACTTCCAGCTGACATGGAATTATCTAATATGAGGCAAGAGGGCAGGATAGAGCTCCAGGAGGAAATGAGGGGAAATCCAACGAATTCTATAGTGCCTAATAGTGATATAAGACAGAATCTAGGTAAAAACAACCTTATCCAAATCAGTCTATTATTATTTGTACTAATTATAGCTACAATATTTGTCGCTAGGTATAAAAAAGACTACTAA
- a CDS encoding polyphosphate polymerase domain-containing protein, with amino-acid sequence MSKIKGRYELKHYINYCDVLQLRARLPFVASLDRNCGTENGYRIRSLYFDNYNDKALKEKIEGVNEREKFRLRLYDNDTSFIRLEKKSKKNGICYKESAVIREDQCKRLIEGDIAVLKEMDTPLCLELYTKMHYQQLRPKNIVDYWREAYVYHAGNVRITLDYDIRASFNIQDFLMANPVFVPVTDVYILEVKYDNFLPEIIRGIVSLSSRRSAAFSKYAVTRII; translated from the coding sequence ATGAGTAAGATTAAAGGTAGATATGAGCTAAAACATTATATTAACTATTGCGACGTGCTTCAACTTAGGGCAAGGCTTCCATTTGTAGCCAGTCTTGATAGAAATTGCGGTACAGAAAATGGTTATCGAATTAGAAGCCTGTATTTTGATAATTATAATGATAAGGCATTAAAAGAAAAAATAGAAGGAGTAAATGAACGTGAGAAATTCCGTTTAAGATTATATGACAATGATACATCCTTCATTCGACTTGAAAAGAAAAGTAAAAAGAATGGCATATGCTATAAGGAAAGTGCAGTTATAAGAGAGGATCAATGTAAAAGATTGATTGAAGGAGATATAGCAGTATTAAAAGAGATGGATACTCCATTATGTTTGGAGTTGTACACTAAAATGCATTATCAGCAACTACGACCTAAAAATATAGTGGATTATTGGCGGGAGGCATATGTTTATCATGCAGGAAATGTACGTATAACATTGGACTATGATATTCGAGCAAGCTTTAATATTCAGGATTTTTTGATGGCTAATCCTGTTTTTGTACCAGTTACAGATGTTTATATTTTGGAGGTTAAGTATGATAATTTTCTACCTGAGATCATTCGTGGTATAGTATCCCTTTCCAGCAGAAGAAGTGCTGCATTTTCAAAATATGCAGTAACAAGAATTATATAA
- a CDS encoding HAMP domain-containing sensor histidine kinase, with product MDKLKLQWRIFVFLLGFCLLLILILWMFQTTFLSDMYRFTRKIEIDKAIRLVEQEINNPTLKDILHEIELTKEIMVRPTQDFAPPVQPAPGRFNHRQPETITQVQEFVLQDGSVLSLTFYAMVTPVDATVSTLKIQLIIITGIMVILATILAAIISKHISRPIEQINKGAKTLAMGNYEVKFHGKGFLEIEELSDTLNTAAVELSKVEGQRRELMANISHDLRTPLALIYSYAEMMHDFPQEVTPEQSQIIMDETKRLTSLVNDVLDISNIETGTEKLNKTNYNLTASLQKTINRIGSLVKNEGYQLDFVYDKEIYILADEVKITQGFYNLLLNGITHCGSDKLVVVKQILKDNIVRIEVIDHGEGISESNLPYIWDRYYKVDKKHKRPIMGTGLGLSIVKNIIEMHDGEYGVESQLGKGSTFWFRLEIVK from the coding sequence ATGGATAAACTAAAACTACAATGGAGAATTTTTGTATTTCTTTTAGGATTTTGTTTATTACTCATACTAATTCTATGGATGTTCCAGACCACCTTTTTAAGTGATATGTATAGATTTACTCGTAAAATTGAAATAGATAAAGCAATTCGTTTAGTCGAACAAGAAATCAATAACCCAACCCTTAAGGATATTTTACATGAAATTGAACTAACCAAAGAGATAATGGTAAGACCCACCCAAGACTTTGCTCCACCAGTTCAACCTGCTCCTGGTAGATTTAATCATAGGCAGCCAGAGACAATTACCCAGGTTCAAGAGTTTGTTTTACAGGATGGGAGTGTACTATCTCTTACCTTTTATGCTATGGTAACGCCTGTTGATGCTACAGTATCCACATTAAAAATACAACTGATTATCATAACGGGAATCATGGTCATACTTGCAACCATACTTGCAGCTATTATATCTAAACATATATCAAGACCAATTGAGCAGATTAATAAAGGTGCAAAGACCTTGGCAATGGGTAATTATGAGGTGAAGTTTCATGGCAAAGGATTCTTAGAGATTGAAGAACTATCCGACACACTAAATACAGCTGCTGTGGAGCTATCAAAAGTAGAAGGACAGAGGCGCGAGCTTATGGCAAATATCTCCCATGATTTGAGGACACCTTTAGCCTTAATTTATAGCTATGCTGAGATGATGCATGATTTCCCGCAAGAAGTAACACCAGAGCAAAGCCAAATTATCATGGACGAAACAAAGCGTTTGACCTCTCTTGTAAATGATGTCCTTGATATTTCAAATATAGAAACAGGTACAGAAAAATTAAACAAGACGAATTATAATCTTACAGCAAGTCTTCAAAAAACTATTAATCGTATTGGTAGTTTAGTTAAAAATGAAGGCTATCAGTTGGATTTCGTATATGATAAAGAAATCTATATACTTGCTGATGAGGTCAAGATTACTCAAGGATTCTATAATCTCCTGCTCAATGGAATCACACATTGTGGCAGCGATAAGCTTGTAGTTGTAAAACAAATTCTCAAGGACAATATTGTAAGAATTGAAGTAATAGACCATGGAGAAGGAATCTCTGAAAGTAATTTACCCTATATATGGGATCGATATTATAAGGTCGATAAAAAACATAAAAGACCCATAATGGGCACAGGCCTAGGATTATCTATAGTAAAAAATATTATAGAAATGCATGATGGAGAATATGGCGTTGAATCACAATTAGGGAAAGGCAGCACTTTTTGGTTCCGATTAGAGATAGTAAAATAG